A stretch of DNA from Salifodinibacter halophilus:
CAAATCGTCTATCGTGAGGCCGGCGCGCTCCAGCGCCTTCCTGGTAGCCGGTATGACACCGGTGAGCTGCATGGTGGGGTCGTCGCCGACGGCGACCCGCGCCCGGAAGCGGAACTTCGGGCGGAATCCCTCGGCCTCGGCGACCTCGCGGTCGGCCACCAGCACGGCGGAAGCGCCGTCGGAGATCTGGGACGAGTTGCCGGCGGTGATCACCCCGTCCTCCCGGAAG
This window harbors:
- a CDS encoding steroid 3-ketoacyl-CoA thiolase is translated as FREDGVITAGNSSQISDGASAVLVADREVAEAEGFRPKFRFRARVAVGDDPTMQLTGVIPATRKALERAGLTIDDL